A single window of Thermocladium sp. ECH_B DNA harbors:
- a CDS encoding uroporphyrin-III methyltransferase (catalyzes 2 sequential methylations, the formation of precorrin-1 and S-adenosyl-L-homocysteine from S-adenosyl-L-methionine and uroporphyrin III, and the formation of precorrin-2 and S-adenosyl-L-homocysteine from S-adenosyl-L-methionine and precorrin-1): MCSVYIVGVGPGDLGLVTMKALSIVKEADVIVYDRLIPRDLLGLARPDAELVFAGKELGHHVMEQAEINELLLQRAREGKIVARLHGGDPFLFGRGFEECLELLRNGVKCMVIPGITSAIAAPERFLVPLVARGIASSVAIVTGTEDPNKGRQFVNFRELAGKVDTIVVLMGRHRIREIAEELIAGGLSPATPVAAISKAFMDGEKIVFTTLRDVNGDELESPAVFVIGNVVQAAASLSSAGRQLNS; encoded by the coding sequence ATGTGCTCGGTGTACATAGTTGGCGTTGGTCCTGGGGATCTGGGGCTCGTAACCATGAAGGCGCTCAGCATAGTTAAGGAGGCCGACGTGATAGTGTATGATAGGTTAATTCCGCGTGATTTACTGGGATTGGCGAGGCCGGATGCGGAGCTGGTGTTTGCAGGGAAGGAGTTGGGGCATCACGTGATGGAGCAGGCGGAGATCAATGAATTGCTGCTGCAGAGGGCTAGGGAGGGCAAGATTGTTGCTAGGCTACATGGTGGAGATCCATTCCTGTTTGGGAGGGGGTTTGAGGAGTGCCTCGAGTTGTTGCGGAATGGGGTTAAATGCATGGTTATCCCAGGCATCACTAGCGCAATAGCGGCTCCAGAGCGATTTCTAGTGCCCCTAGTGGCCAGGGGCATAGCCAGCAGCGTTGCCATAGTGACCGGCACGGAGGATCCCAATAAAGGCAGGCAATTCGTTAACTTCAGGGAATTGGCGGGCAAGGTCGATACAATAGTTGTGCTAATGGGTAGGCACAGGATAAGGGAAATAGCGGAGGAATTAATTGCCGGAGGATTAAGCCCAGCCACGCCCGTGGCAGCCATAAGCAAGGCATTCATGGATGGAGAGAAAATAGTGTTCACCACGCTAAGGGATGTGAATGGCGATGAATTGGAGTCGCCGGCGGTCTTCGTGATAGGCAACGTGGTTCAAGCAGCAGCATCGCTAAGCAGTGCGGGGAGACAACTCAATTCCTAA
- a CDS encoding resolvase, translated as MIPAVSYIRVSTEEQDPENQRVYLEKWASSRGFTIVKHYVDFAVSGSTGVMDRPAFHSMVSEAPTLTPKPIALLVYEVSRLVRNFQEFFRLLDIVENRMGLLIVSTSEKESVLQNLDGAYRQFLRTVLAFVANMERDFIRQRTKAAMDRLRAEGRLRSKRETIPPSTINAIIKMYGEGLSMREVAKRNGVSVYMVRRILGDNGYRPSPYTCPRCFGALRVTDRSLKQVDGRYAVVERLYCPRCGYEETKTL; from the coding sequence ATGATTCCAGCGGTTTCATATATTAGGGTCTCCACTGAGGAGCAGGATCCCGAGAATCAACGCGTTTACCTGGAGAAGTGGGCGTCAAGTAGGGGATTCACTATTGTGAAGCATTACGTGGATTTCGCCGTTAGTGGGAGCACCGGCGTCATGGATAGACCAGCCTTTCACAGCATGGTGAGTGAGGCCCCAACGCTCACCCCTAAACCAATAGCGTTACTAGTGTATGAAGTGTCGAGGCTCGTGAGGAACTTCCAGGAATTCTTTAGGTTGCTGGATATAGTGGAGAATAGGATGGGGCTCCTAATAGTCAGTACCTCAGAGAAGGAGAGCGTCCTACAGAACCTGGATGGGGCTTACCGCCAATTCCTCAGGACCGTCCTCGCCTTCGTGGCGAACATGGAGAGGGACTTCATTAGGCAGAGAACCAAGGCAGCCATGGATAGGTTAAGGGCTGAGGGGAGGCTCAGGAGCAAGAGGGAAACCATTCCCCCAAGCACCATTAACGCAATAATTAAGATGTACGGGGAGGGGCTATCCATGAGGGAGGTAGCGAAGAGGAATGGAGTCAGCGTCTACATGGTTAGGAGAATACTGGGAGACAATGGATACAGGCCAAGCCCATACACCTGCCCCCGATGCTTCGGCGCGTTGAGGGTCACGGATAGATCCCTAAAGCAGGTAGATGGAAGATATGCAGTGGTGGAGAGGCTCTACTGCCCCCGATGCGGGTACGAGGAAACAAAAACCCTCTAA